Genomic segment of Prosthecobacter debontii:
GAATACAGTGCCGCAGGCATATCTGGAGGCGGCATCTCAACCAGTTGGATATCATTCACCGTCATGCCAGCCTGTTTCAATGCGCGGAAGATCAATAGCCTCTGGTTCGAGTAACGATTCGGCACTGCCACTTTCTTCCCACGTAGATCTTCCATCCGATAAATCTTCGAGTCCTTGTGGACCATCACCGCGCTACCATCCCGATGGCCGAGATAGACGATTTTGATCGGCACACCCTGCTCACGAAGCGCAATCGCCATCGGCGCAAGAATGAAAGTCGCTGGCGTATAACCGGATAGATACGCCTCCTTCAATTCCGGCCAGCCGCTGAAGCGCACCGGCTCAAAGATCCCATCCCCCGTCGTCTCCTTATTGATGAAATCCGTCACCGGGCAGGTGAGATGGCAGGTCACGGGCAAGAAACCGATCTTATACTTCTCACCCTTCGCTGACCCTTCAGCTTTAGGGACAAACCAGTTCAAATTCAGCTTCCCGTGCAAACCGGTGATCAGCACCAGCCACAGCACGGAAAAGATCACGGTGGTGCCAAGGAGTTTCATGGCGCATGACATCCGCCATCTCCGCTACAAATAAAATCCCCATCCAGCATCGCTATGATGCCGAAACGTTATCAATCCCAATCATCTGGCAGAATCCCGTCCCTAATATCGTTGTCACCCATCCCGCAATCCCCTGTCCCACCATGAAATATTTGTCTCCCTTGCTCGGACTCCTCAGCCTCACCGTATCTCTATCTGCCGCCGAGCCCGAATTTCCCCTGACGGCGGATTCAAAATCCCAGCCGGGGGTGCCTCAGGGCAGCTTGATTAAGGACACCTACACCGCGCGACAGGCCAGCGTCTTCCCCGGCACCCAGCGCGACTATCAGATCTACATCCCCGCCGGACTGGATCGCGACAAGTCCGCCGCCTTCATGGTCTTTCAGGATGGCGTCCTCTATCAGGCTCCTGTCGTCTTTGACAATCTGATTGCCAAAAAAGACATCCCACCGCTCATTGGCATCTTCATCCGACCTGGGGTGGTTCCTGCGGCAAATGACAACGCCCTGCCTCGCTTCAATCGCAGCTATGAGTATGACAGCGTCACGGCCGAATACTCGCGCTTCCTCCTCGATGAATTTCTGCCCGCCATCGAGCAAAAACATCGTCTCTCTCTGAGTACGAATCCCGATCAAGCCGCCATCGCCGGAAACAGCAGCGGGGGCATCTGCGCCTACATGGTGGCCTGGCATCGTCCCGACCGCTTTCATCGTGTCTTCACGGGAGTCGGCACCTATGTCGGCATCCATGGAGCCGATCAACTCCCGGTGCTCGTCCGTAAGATCGAGCCGAAGCCCCTGCGTGTTTTCCTGCAAAGCGGCACCAACGACAACAACCTCTATTGCGGCGACTGGTGGATGGCCAATCAAATGATGGAACGCAGCCTCACCTGGGCAGGCTACGAGGTCAACCACGCCTGGGGCGAAGGCGGACATAACCAAAAGCATGCCAGCCAAGTCTTCCCCGATGCCCTCCGCTGGCTCTGGAAGGATTGGCAAACCAACCTCGAGGTAAAAGCTAACGTCAAAGGCGAATCCAAGTGGAAGGGATATGAGGTGGTGGACATGGGGGCATGGCAGCCCCTCGCCTCCCCCAAAGGTGCCCAGGGCCACGTTCTTCAGAGTTCCGTCACCGGAGAGATCAGCCTCACCGCAACCGCCAACGCCCGCACGCGGCTTCAAGGGCAGACCTCGCTACCTCAACCTGCCCTCACGGATGATTGGGCCTCCAGCAGCACCACCCTCTCGCCCGATCAAACCCTCCTCTACGCCAAAAAACCCGACTCCGAATACGTTTATAGTTTCCCAGTGGGTGGCCTGCTGAGTCAGGGGCAAAAGTTCTACCAGCTCGATGCCCTTCAAGCCGGCGACACTCACTCCGGTGGTCTCTGCGTCGATACCGAAGGTCGTCTCTACGTCGCCACCTCCCTCGGCATCCAGGTCTGTGATCAAGCCGGACGTGTCAACTTCATCATTCCCACCCCCACGGAAGCCACCGATGTCTGCTTTGGTGGCAAGGATCTCAGCGAACTCGTCATCGCCTGCAGGGATACCCTCTACAAGCGCCCAACGAAGGTTCACGGTGTGGTCAGCGGACAGCAGGCCCCGATCAAACCGAAAGCCCCAAAGCTGTAATCCCTGGGGCGAAATTGGTGGGCTCGTTCGGACGGCCCGCCTCCTCAACTGCGCCTCTGAACACCTGATCTGGCAACCCAGGCTTGCCAGCCCGGCTAGTCTGTCTATTCTCGCGGGCCGTTTTAATTCCCAGCTAAGCCTCGACGGGGGCTAACTGGTCGTTCAAAACCACCCCTCCCCTTTCATCGTGGCTAAAAAATCCTCCAAGACCGAAGACACTTCCCCCATCCTGGCAGACAGCGCCCCCATCGAGATCAAACCGGTGGATGATCTCTATGGGGATTGGTTTCTGGACTATGCCAGCTATGTGATCCTGGAACGTGCGGTGCCGCACATCAATGACGGCTTCAAACCCGTGCAGCGGCGCATCATGCACAGCCTGGATGAGCTGGAAGATGGTCGTTACAACAAGGTGGCCAACGTCGTGGGGAACACGATGAAATACCACCCGCACGGGGATGCCAGCATCGGTGATGCCATCGTGCAGATCGGGCAGAAGGACCTGCTCATCGATACCCAGGGAAACTGGGGCAACATCCTCACCGGTGACAACGCCGCTGCACCACGATACATCGAGGCGCGGCTGTCCAAATTTGCGCTGGACGTCGTGTTCAGCCCCAAGGTCACCGATTGGTCGGCCAGCTACGATGGTCGTAACAAGGAGCCTGTGACCCTGCCGGTGAAGTTTCCCCTGCTTCTTGTTCAAGGAGTAGAAGGCATCGCCGTCGGTCTGAGCTGCCGTATTCTGCCGCATAACTTCATCGAACTTTGCGAAGCCAGCATCGCGGCGCTCCGGGGAGAGGAAGTGAGCCTGGTGCCCGATTTCCCTCAGGGCGGCATCATGGATGCCACGGATTACAATGGCGGTCTGCGCGGTGGTCGTGTCCGTGTCCGAGCCAAGATCGAAGAGGGCTCCAAGAAGAACACCCTGCGCATCTACGAGATCCCCTATGGCACCACCACGGGCGGCGTCATGGACAGCATCGTGGCAGCCAATGAGAAGGGCAAAATTAAGATCGCCCGTGTGGATGACAACACGGCAGAGTTTGTCGAGATCGTCGTGCAACTGCCTCCCGGCACGGATGTGGAGACCACCATCCAGGCCCTTTATGCCTTCACGG
This window contains:
- a CDS encoding ABC transporter substrate-binding protein; this translates as MKLLGTTVIFSVLWLVLITGLHGKLNLNWFVPKAEGSAKGEKYKIGFLPVTCHLTCPVTDFINKETTGDGIFEPVRFSGWPELKEAYLSGYTPATFILAPMAIALREQGVPIKIVYLGHRDGSAVMVHKDSKIYRMEDLRGKKVAVPNRYSNQRLLIFRALKQAGMTVNDIQLVEMPPPDMPAALYSKAVDAISSGEPFMAQTELDGYGRVLWLTKDVWPNFISCVLAVHEDMIKNDRPAVQKLVDGIASSGKWLDETMEHRMDAAQFVAKNYYNQHPRLLTFVLSKPPDRVKYTNLALRKKDFEEIEELGKDAGIVNGSARFEDYTDTSFVPDESLVKPYVFEGTGKTEAK
- a CDS encoding alpha/beta hydrolase-fold protein; the encoded protein is MKYLSPLLGLLSLTVSLSAAEPEFPLTADSKSQPGVPQGSLIKDTYTARQASVFPGTQRDYQIYIPAGLDRDKSAAFMVFQDGVLYQAPVVFDNLIAKKDIPPLIGIFIRPGVVPAANDNALPRFNRSYEYDSVTAEYSRFLLDEFLPAIEQKHRLSLSTNPDQAAIAGNSSGGICAYMVAWHRPDRFHRVFTGVGTYVGIHGADQLPVLVRKIEPKPLRVFLQSGTNDNNLYCGDWWMANQMMERSLTWAGYEVNHAWGEGGHNQKHASQVFPDALRWLWKDWQTNLEVKANVKGESKWKGYEVVDMGAWQPLASPKGAQGHVLQSSVTGEISLTATANARTRLQGQTSLPQPALTDDWASSSTTLSPDQTLLYAKKPDSEYVYSFPVGGLLSQGQKFYQLDALQAGDTHSGGLCVDTEGRLYVATSLGIQVCDQAGRVNFIIPTPTEATDVCFGGKDLSELVIACRDTLYKRPTKVHGVVSGQQAPIKPKAPKL